Within Pseudomonadota bacterium, the genomic segment GATTACGATTCGGCAGTGGAGCACGGTATTATCTGTGTAAAAGGGAGGTTTGGAATCACTGAATATGTTCACAGTCCACTCCGCTATGGCACACCCAAAGAAATGACGTCAGCAGGATACAATGATATATCCTGGGAAGAGGCTATCGCAAAAGCTGCCGGGAAATTATCAGGTCTGAAACCCGATGATTGCCTGATTGTGGTTTCACCGCAACTCCTGAATGAGGATCTTTTTATAGCGCAGCAGTTTATAAGGCAGGTCACAGGCTCTGAAGAAGTAGCATCATCCTTTATCTTTGACCTTGATGGAGATGCTGCATCTTTCATAAATCTGGCCCTTGCCTCTGAGCCCTTTGAAACAATTGAAAAGGCGCAGGGCATCCTGGCCGTTGGTTTTGATTCTACCTATGGCTATTCCCCTATCGGGGTAAAGGCCAAACAGGCCGCCCAGGCAGGAGCCTCTCTAATGAGTCTCAATTCCTTTGAATCCAACCTTGATCTTCTCTCAGGGATGGCCTTTGTTGTAGATTCATCGAGATGGGCCGATGTGTTAGACCTCACGATGAGCCGCATGTCAAAAGGTAAGGCGGAGAAACGTTTTGCCGACCTTATGGAGATGTGGGGGAGTGACATTGATAAGACATGCGAAACATTCTCCCGTTCATCACATAATGTACTGATTGTGGGACCAGGGATCATCGATTCACCTGACAGGGGAAAGATTCTGAGAAGCATTGAAAGAATGAAAAATGAGTACTCATGGAAGGTTGTCGTTGCCCATCAATATACAAACCTCGCAGGGATGTTTGCAATGGGCGCCTGTCCGGGCATTAAACCGGGCGAAATGATTAAAGAGGCTTCAGCAGACAAGGCCGTAGTTATCAAGGCTGAACTGATACATATTGACCTCAGGAAAAAACGGAAACTCATTTACCTTATTGGCGATGCTTCTTTTGATTCCCTTCCTGAATGCGAGTTCCTCATTTACCAGAACGCACTGCCTCCACAATGTTCCCGTCAACCTGATTTAATACTCCCGGTGAGTCTTTTCACCGAGGCATCGGGGACGGTTATCAGTGCTGAAGGAAGGGTTTTGCAGGTGAAAGAGGCGGTAGCACCGTACATGGATTCAAAGCCTGACTGGTGGATATTGAAGAGTATTGCCGAAAAGATGAGCAAGGGAAAGATGAAGTTCAATGATGTGTCTTCAATCCAGGGGGAGATTAAAAAAATAATAAAAGGGTTCCCCGCCGTGAAAAAGCGGATTGAATTCAAGCAAATTGAGGTAAAGGGCAATGTTAAGACCCACGGGAAGGGGAAACCTGCAGCATGGAAAAGTAGTTACAGGGGCATACCCCTCGGGGAGGTTGTATCGGGAATAAAGGTCATAGAGTTAAATAGCACGCACAGTGTGCGAGAGAGGGTGGCCGGGTACCCCGCTTGCGGGTGTCCCAGTGATGCCGTGATGCGTGATCGGTGACGCGTGACAGGTAAATATGACGTAAGCCTTTAGCACGCACAGCGTGCGAGAGGGGAAGTCTCTTCGGGCTTTGCTCGAAGAGGGGGCGACGTGAGCCCCAGTGATTGAAGGGAGGGTAAGATGAACAAGATTATTGAACGTAAAATGATTGTTCCCAATATGCACCTTCTCACCCTTGAGGCGCCTGATATAGCTTCCAAGGTGAAACCGGGGCAGTTTGTCATTGTCCGGGCAAATGATGAGGGTGAGCGTATCCCCTTGTCTGTTGCTGACTGGGACGAAGAAAAGGGCACGGTTACCATTATCTTCATGGAGGTGGGTGCATCAACGGGCGCCCTCGCCTGCCTTGCTGCGGGGGATTCTGTGGCAACATGCGTTGGTCCGCTGGGAAATGAAACAGAGATAGGTAACTTCGGCACGGTCATGTGTGTAGGGGGTTGCTACGGCATCGGAAGCCTCTATCCTGTTGTAAAGGCGCTGAAAAAGGCCGGGAACAGGGTCATCATGGTCTTCGAGGCCAGGAGCAATTATCTCATTTACTGGGTTGATAAATATATCAAATTGGCTGATAAGATTTTCAATGTTACGCGGGATGGAAGCCTTGGTTTGAAGGGGCACATAAGCCGTCTGCCGGACATCATCAACGGCCTGCCCAACCCTCCCGACAGGGTCATCGTAAACGGGTGTACCTTTCTCATGGCCCGCACATCGGAGATGACAAGGGACCCTAGCATCCCGACGGTTGTGAATCTTAACCCTATAATGATTGATGGTACAGGGATGTGCGGCGTCTGTCGTGTCACAATAAACGGGAAAATGAAGTTTGCATGTGTCGATGGTCCTGAATTTAGCGGTCATGAAGTGGATTGGAAGGAATTTCTCTCTCGCAGAAAGGCTTATCTCGAGGAAGAAGTGCTCTTTTTCAGGCGCAGTGAACCAAAACAGGCAGTCCATAAAGAGGGGAAGTGTCAAGCATGAATCCTGAAAAAACTGAAAAAACATCAAAAATCGATTTGAACCGTAATGATATGCCGAGACAGTCTCCTGAAATTCGGCGTCATAATTTCAACGAAGTGGCCCTCGGCTACACGGAGGAAATTGCCGTTAAAGAAGCAAAGCGGTGCTTGCAATGCAAGAAGCCGAAGTGTAAAACGGGCTGTCCCGTGGAGATCGATATTCCTGATTTTATTTCCTGCATTGTGAAAGGAGATTTTTCATCAGGGATTAAGAAGCTTAAAGAGAAGAACTGTCTCCCCGCTGTCTGCGGAAGGGTCTGCCCTCAGGAGGCACAGTGTGAATCGCAGTGTATCCTTGCGAATAAAAAGGGAGAGGTGGCCATCGGAAGACTGGAGAGGTTCCTTGCCGACTGGGAAGCAAAGGAGGGGAAGGTTGATATACCCACCAAGGCAAAGCCCACCGGTAAAAAGATTGCTATTGTCGGTTCCGGCCCTGCAGGGGTTACCGTAGCAGGCGACCTGATACTTCTCGGCCATGAAGTGACCATATTTGAGGCGCTCCATAAGGCGGGAGGGGTTCTCGTTTACGGAATTCCCGAATTTCGTCTTCCCAAGGCAATCGTTGCCAGAGAAGTTGACTATATAAGGCAACTGGGCGCAAAGGTGATAACAGACTATGTTGTCGGCAAGACGCGTTCGATAGACGAATTATTGAAGGAATTTGATGCCGTGTTTGTCGGCACAGGTGCGGGACTTCCATGGTTTATGGATATACCGGGGGAGAATTTGAATGGTGTCTATTCGGCGAATGAGTACCTTACCCGTATGAACCTTATGAGGGGATACCAGTTTCCCATGTCATCCACCCCGGTAAAGAAGCATGTCAGGGTGGCCGTTGTCGGGGGCGGCAATGTTGCCATGGACTCTGCACGGACAGCGCTCCGCATGGGCGCAGATGAGTCAAGGATTATTTACAGGCGGTCTCATGCAGAACTGCCTGCCAGGCTTGAAGAGAGTGAGAACGCCGAGGAAGAAGGTGTAATCTTCAACATGCTTACCCTGCCGGTTAGATACATCGGTGATGAAAACGGCTGGCTCAAAGAGATTGAGTGTCTCAAAATGGAACTGGGAGAGCCTGACGCATCAGGGAGGAGGCGGCCCATCGAGATACCGAATTCGAATTTTCGTATGGAGATGGATGCAGTAGTCTGCGCCATCGGAAACAGCCCGAACCCGCTGGTACCGTCCACTACACCAGGTCTCCAGACAACACGTCGCGGGACGCTTGTGGCCGATCAGGAGACAGGAAAGACTACGAAAGAGCGTGTCTGGGCAGGCGGGGATATTGTGACAGGTGCAGCGACAGTTATCCTTGCCATGGGTGCGGGGAGAAAGGCGGCCCGCTCAATCCACGAATACCTCGAAACCGGGAAGTGGTAAGGGGAGAACCAATTTAGAATTAAGAATTTTCTCAATCGGTACCTTACCGAAAAAGAAATTGAAGAGCAATAGCCGATAACTAATATCCACATTCCAAAGTAATTAACATGCTGATAGTGTTTGTATTTGGACATTGGCCATTGGAATTTGCAGTTCTGTCTGGTTATTTGAAATTGGTTATTGAAATTTGTTTGTAAATTGTACATATTATCACAAGCATAAATTATCAATACACAGGTGTTGTTGACAAAAGGTCTTTATTCGTTTAACATAACAATATCTCATAGGTTATTTGAATTTACATGGAACGGGCAAAGGTAGAAAAAGAAAGCGTGTATTTTCCTCACGGGGACTCCCGCGAAATTACCGTCAATCGCAGCAAGTGCAGGAAATGTTCTTATTGTATCCAGATATGTCCTGCAAAGGCTATCCAGCTGGGAAAAGAGAGCATAAAAATTCTCCCGGAACGTTGTATCCTCTGTGGAAGCTGCATCACATCCTGCCCACAACAAGCCCTCGATTATAAAAGTGCCCTTGACAAGGTAAGGGGGCTTCTGGCAACTAACGAAAAAACCATAGCCTGCCTTGACCCAGCCTTCCCGGTGGTTCTCGATGTCGGAACCCCCAGGCAACTGGTAACAGCCTTGAAAAATGCAGGATTTACCGAGGTGTGGGAAGGGGCCTTTGGTGCCGAACTGGTAAGCCAGGCATATAGAAAGCTCCTCACCGACAATATTGACAGACCCTTAATATCATCGTTCTGCCCGGTTATTGTTACTTACATACAGAAATACCTCCCCCAGCTTATCCCAAATATTGCGCCCATTGTATCACCGATGATTGCTATCGGAAGGATTGCCCGTGAAATAAAGGGCCCGGACTGGAAGGTCATCTATATAACACCCTGTTTGGCGCAGATGAGAGAGATGGTGACCCCTGAAGCTGCCGGTGCTATCGATGATGTGATTACATTCCGCGATGTGCGACAATTGCTTGATGGCGGAGGGATAAACAGCGCTGACCTGGCGGAGACAGATTTTGATGGTCCTAAGCCATTTCTTGGAAGAGTTATATCCGTCATAGGCGGGTTATACCGGAGTACCGGTGCACTCTTTGATATATTGATGGATGAAATCAGCGTAACCTATGGGCACAAAAGGGTTATAGGGGCGCTCAACCAGCTGGCATCAGGACACATACAGCCCAAGTTTCTCGATTTTGTGTATTGTTTCGGTTGTGTAGACGGTCCTTTTGCGGACCGTGAATTGTCTGTCCTCGGCCGCAGGCAGCTTGTAGTCCGTTATGCGAAGGATGAAATGAGCCGTCAGGATGTTTCAAAGGTTACTGCTGAATTGGACCGTTTTGAACATGTTGATCTGCACCGTGACTTTTCCAGTATGGAGGAGAAACTCCCCACTCCCACAGAAGAAGAAATTAGGGCGATCCTGAAAAGGATTGGCAAACTCCCCCCGAATCATAACATGGATTGTCGGGCTTGTGGTTATCCGACATGTAGGGATAAGGCTATTGCCGTTGCCCAGGGAATAGCAGAGGCTGAATACTGCCTCCCCTATCTGCTTGAACAGAGCAAAAAAATCTACCAGCAGCTCAAAAAATCGCATAGTCAGTTACAAATCTCACACCAGGAGCTTGAGCAGGCACAGGCACACCTCCTTAGGACAGAAAAGCTTGCATCCCTTGGCCAGCTCTCTGCAGGCGTTGCCCATGAGATTAATAACCCTCTTGGAACAATCATGATATATGCCCATCTTCTCCTGAAGGGCCTTGATAAAGAGGACCCCAGGAGAGAGGATTTAGAATTGATCATCAGCGAAGCGAACAGGGCTAAAGAGATCGTTCAGGGTCTTTTAAGCTTTGCCCGTGAGACAAAACTTCGTCAGGGCCAGATGAATGTAAATGATTTGCTCGAAGATGTGCTTGGCCTTATTGTCAATCAATCACTGTTTCACAATATTAAAATGGAAAAATCCTTTGCCCAGGACATGCCGACCATCATTGCTGATGAAACGAAACTGAAACAGGTTTTTCTCAATATTATCTTAAATGCAGCACAAGCCATGGAAGGAAATGGAAAATTGACAATCAGCACAATAATTGATAAAAAACGGATTAAGATTAAGATTCAGGATACTGGTCCCGGTATTCCCCCGGAGATTATGGGCAAACTTTTTTCCCCATTTTTTACGACAAAGGAGAAAGGGACGGGCCTTGGACTTGCAATTTCATATGGTATTGTCGAACGTCATGGCGGTAAGATTGACGTAAACTCAGAGTTGGGCAAAGGAAGTACTTTTACTATTTCTTTACCAATCTCTACCGATGAGGAAGGGGCAAAGGAAGAAACACATCTAAATAGATTATCGTTTCAAAATAAAATTACAGGGAGAAGGAACTATGGGCAAAAAAACTAAAATCTTACTTGTTGACAACGATGTAGATTTTATCGACCTCAACAAGGCAGTCCTCGAAAACAGTGGATTTGAGGTAGCCGTTGCATTTGCTGGCCGGGAAGTAATGGACAAGGTCAAATTTGAGCAGCCGGATTTAATTGTCCTTGACCTTATGATGGAAAAGCATGATACGGGTTTTGGTGTTGCAAAGGCGTTGAAGGCAGACCCGGTTTACAGAGACATACCGATTTTGATGCTTACTGCAGTGTTGGGTGAAACCGGTATGGATTTTAATCAGGACCTCGATGGTTACTGGATGAAGACGGATTCTTTTGCAAACAAGCCGCTGTCGCCTGAAGAGTTGATAAAGAGAATCAATGAACTGCTGGCCAGGAATAAATCGGCTTAATCGGTTCGAACGGCTTAATCGGCTTGAACAATTAAAATTTTAACCGAGGGTCTGAATTGAGTGAAACGATACATATTTTAGTTGTTGATGACGAGAAGGGTATCCGTGAGGGGTGCCGCCGGATTCTTATCAGTGAAGGCTACTCGGTAGATGTGGGCAGCAACGGCAAGGAAGGTCTTGAATTAGCAAAGGCAAAACAGTATGACCTTTTGCTTGTGGATCTGATGATGCCTATAATGGGTGGCATTGAGTTGATGGGACAGGTAAGACAACTCGATCCCGAAATCATTATGATCGTTGTAACGGGTTTTGCCACAATTGAAACAGCAGTTGATGCAATGAGGCATGGCGCTTATGACTATGTCCCCAAACCCTTTACCCCGGACCAGTTGCTTGCAGTAGTAAACCGTGGTCTGGAAAAACGCAGATTAAGTCAACAGGCGCGACGGCTTATGGAGGAGAGGGACCAGAAACTCCTCGAAGTGGCAAACGAAAAGTCAAAACTCCATACGATTGTGAGTTCTATAGCCGACGGAATCCTTGTCATCAACAGAGAACATCAGCTTGTATTGTGGAACCCTGCAGCTATAAAGATGTTAAACTTCAGCGGGCAATCAGAGGCAGGGAAAGAAATAAGCAAAATCATCCCCGAGAAGGATCTGATTAAGATTATTGACAAAGGTTTCAGCCCTGAATCATCCCAGTACACTACCATCTCTGAAGAGATTGTACTGCCTCCCCCCGGCAAGAAGACAATAATGGTAAATGTCTCCAAGGTGAGGGATGAAACAGGCAAAGACCTCGGTGTTGTGAGCACATTAAGTGATATTACGGTCCTCAAAGAGATAAACGAAATCAAATCCCAGTTTGTTGCCATGGTAACCCATGAATTGCGGGCCCCTCTTTCAGCCATTGAGGGTTATCTTTCTGCCTATCTTACAGGTGCGGCCGGGAGTGACCCCAAGATGTACCAGCAGATGATGGAACGTGCAAAACAACGGGCGCACTCACTGCTTGATCTGGTAAATGACCTTCTCCAATACAGCAGGTTGGAGTCGAAAAGTGTAGCAAGGAAAAAAGAACTCCTTGATATTTCAGACATCATTACCGGTACTGTTGAGTTGTTGAAAGGCCAGGGGGCAGCAAAGGATATTCGATTTGAGGTTAATATCCCGGGGCCGCTCCCTCTTACTGAGGCAGACAGGGCAGAAATTGAGCAACTCTTCACTAATCTTGTTTCAAATGCGATTAAATACAATGTGAAAAATGGCAAGGTGGTTGTTAATGCTCAGTCTGATAGCCATTTTTTGAACATCACTGTGGCTGATACAGGGATCGGGATTGATGAGGAGAGCCTGCCCTGTGTATTTGATGAGTTTTACAGGGTATGCGGACCGGAAACGAGATATGTGACAGGAACGGGACTTGGTTTATCCATTGTAAAAAAGATTGTGGAATCACATTTCGGTCACATAAAAGTTGACAGCAAGCCGGGCAAAGGCACCACCTTTACGGTCATGTTGCCGATTAAACAGGATAAAAATAAATGAATTCCGGGATACCGGAATCCCTAAATTTAATAAAAGGAGATATCATGGCAAAAGAACCAAAAATGAATGAAATCGTTGAAAAACGGCAGTTAGCACCTTCAGTCACACTTTTTAAGCTCTATGTACCCGATATTGCGAAAAAGGCCAAACCCGGGCAGTTTGTGGTGTTGAGGGTCGATGATTATGCAGAAAGAATACCGCTCACCATCGCTGATTTCAACCGGGAAGAAGGTCTGGTTACGGTTATTTTTCAGGTAGTGGGAACGTCAACACAAAAAATGGACAAGTTTGAACAGGGTCAGACGGTTCTGGATGTGGTGGGACCACTCGGAAAACCCAGTCACATCGAAAAGTTCGGGACAGTTATTTGTGTCGGCGGCGGCGTTGGTGTTGCCCCTGTGTATCCCATTGCAAAGGCCCTCTATGAAAAAGGAAATGAGGTTATTAACATTATCGGTGCGCGTACAAAAGAGATGTTGATCCTCGAAGAAGAGATGAAGGCGATAAGCAGTGAATTGTTTGTGACCACAGACGATGGAACATATGGCCATCATGGCTTTGTTACAGATGTGCTGAAAAAGCTCATCGCAGAAAAGAAAAAAATCGACCTCGTTATCGGGATTGGGCCGGTAATCATGATGAAAGCTGTCGTGGAAGTGACCCGCCCCCACAACATACATACAGTGGTAAGCCTTAACACAATCATGGTTGATGGCACTGGCATGTGCGGTTGCTGCCGTGCCACCGTTGGCGGAGAAACCAAGTTTGTTTGTGTCGATGGTCCTGAATTTGACGGCCATAAAGTTGAATTCAACGAGTTGATACTCCGTGGAAAAATGTATAACAGGGAAGAACGCCGTGCCATGTGGGATCACAAG encodes:
- a CDS encoding 2Fe-2S iron-sulfur cluster-binding protein, coding for MTKEKTIQITIDNKKVDARPNQTILQAAREHQIYIPSLCAMEHLSSYGACRLCVVEVDGLRGFPTSCTTPVEEGMVIRTDTAEVKSLRQEVLKLLLSEHPASCLFCTEQDECKQYMGTIRKVGATTGCRYCPNDHRCELQQIAENIGLTETSYPVYYRNFPVEKYDPFYDRDYNLCILCGRCVRVCNNVRLNGTLSFKQRGRVTTIGPAFDRSHIDAGCEFCGACVTACPTGALSVKVSKWYGKPEGQVATTCNYCSAGCRLILQTTKTDVIDALPDYDSAVEHGIICVKGRFGITEYVHSPLRYGTPKEMTSAGYNDISWEEAIAKAAGKLSGLKPDDCLIVVSPQLLNEDLFIAQQFIRQVTGSEEVASSFIFDLDGDAASFINLALASEPFETIEKAQGILAVGFDSTYGYSPIGVKAKQAAQAGASLMSLNSFESNLDLLSGMAFVVDSSRWADVLDLTMSRMSKGKAEKRFADLMEMWGSDIDKTCETFSRSSHNVLIVGPGIIDSPDRGKILRSIERMKNEYSWKVVVAHQYTNLAGMFAMGACPGIKPGEMIKEASADKAVVIKAELIHIDLRKKRKLIYLIGDASFDSLPECEFLIYQNALPPQCSRQPDLILPVSLFTEASGTVISAEGRVLQVKEAVAPYMDSKPDWWILKSIAEKMSKGKMKFNDVSSIQGEIKKIIKGFPAVKKRIEFKQIEVKGNVKTHGKGKPAAWKSSYRGIPLGEVVSGIKVIELNSTHSVRERVAGYPACGCPSDAVMRDR
- a CDS encoding sulfide/dihydroorotate dehydrogenase-like FAD/NAD-binding protein, with the protein product MNKIIERKMIVPNMHLLTLEAPDIASKVKPGQFVIVRANDEGERIPLSVADWDEEKGTVTIIFMEVGASTGALACLAAGDSVATCVGPLGNETEIGNFGTVMCVGGCYGIGSLYPVVKALKKAGNRVIMVFEARSNYLIYWVDKYIKLADKIFNVTRDGSLGLKGHISRLPDIINGLPNPPDRVIVNGCTFLMARTSEMTRDPSIPTVVNLNPIMIDGTGMCGVCRVTINGKMKFACVDGPEFSGHEVDWKEFLSRRKAYLEEEVLFFRRSEPKQAVHKEGKCQA
- the gltA gene encoding NADPH-dependent glutamate synthase: MNPEKTEKTSKIDLNRNDMPRQSPEIRRHNFNEVALGYTEEIAVKEAKRCLQCKKPKCKTGCPVEIDIPDFISCIVKGDFSSGIKKLKEKNCLPAVCGRVCPQEAQCESQCILANKKGEVAIGRLERFLADWEAKEGKVDIPTKAKPTGKKIAIVGSGPAGVTVAGDLILLGHEVTIFEALHKAGGVLVYGIPEFRLPKAIVAREVDYIRQLGAKVITDYVVGKTRSIDELLKEFDAVFVGTGAGLPWFMDIPGENLNGVYSANEYLTRMNLMRGYQFPMSSTPVKKHVRVAVVGGGNVAMDSARTALRMGADESRIIYRRSHAELPARLEESENAEEEGVIFNMLTLPVRYIGDENGWLKEIECLKMELGEPDASGRRRPIEIPNSNFRMEMDAVVCAIGNSPNPLVPSTTPGLQTTRRGTLVADQETGKTTKERVWAGGDIVTGAATVILAMGAGRKAARSIHEYLETGKW
- a CDS encoding ATP-binding protein; translation: MERAKVEKESVYFPHGDSREITVNRSKCRKCSYCIQICPAKAIQLGKESIKILPERCILCGSCITSCPQQALDYKSALDKVRGLLATNEKTIACLDPAFPVVLDVGTPRQLVTALKNAGFTEVWEGAFGAELVSQAYRKLLTDNIDRPLISSFCPVIVTYIQKYLPQLIPNIAPIVSPMIAIGRIAREIKGPDWKVIYITPCLAQMREMVTPEAAGAIDDVITFRDVRQLLDGGGINSADLAETDFDGPKPFLGRVISVIGGLYRSTGALFDILMDEISVTYGHKRVIGALNQLASGHIQPKFLDFVYCFGCVDGPFADRELSVLGRRQLVVRYAKDEMSRQDVSKVTAELDRFEHVDLHRDFSSMEEKLPTPTEEEIRAILKRIGKLPPNHNMDCRACGYPTCRDKAIAVAQGIAEAEYCLPYLLEQSKKIYQQLKKSHSQLQISHQELEQAQAHLLRTEKLASLGQLSAGVAHEINNPLGTIMIYAHLLLKGLDKEDPRREDLELIISEANRAKEIVQGLLSFARETKLRQGQMNVNDLLEDVLGLIVNQSLFHNIKMEKSFAQDMPTIIADETKLKQVFLNIILNAAQAMEGNGKLTISTIIDKKRIKIKIQDTGPGIPPEIMGKLFSPFFTTKEKGTGLGLAISYGIVERHGGKIDVNSELGKGSTFTISLPISTDEEGAKEETHLNRLSFQNKITGRRNYGQKN
- a CDS encoding response regulator, with the translated sequence MGKKTKILLVDNDVDFIDLNKAVLENSGFEVAVAFAGREVMDKVKFEQPDLIVLDLMMEKHDTGFGVAKALKADPVYRDIPILMLTAVLGETGMDFNQDLDGYWMKTDSFANKPLSPEELIKRINELLARNKSA
- a CDS encoding response regulator, with the protein product MSETIHILVVDDEKGIREGCRRILISEGYSVDVGSNGKEGLELAKAKQYDLLLVDLMMPIMGGIELMGQVRQLDPEIIMIVVTGFATIETAVDAMRHGAYDYVPKPFTPDQLLAVVNRGLEKRRLSQQARRLMEERDQKLLEVANEKSKLHTIVSSIADGILVINREHQLVLWNPAAIKMLNFSGQSEAGKEISKIIPEKDLIKIIDKGFSPESSQYTTISEEIVLPPPGKKTIMVNVSKVRDETGKDLGVVSTLSDITVLKEINEIKSQFVAMVTHELRAPLSAIEGYLSAYLTGAAGSDPKMYQQMMERAKQRAHSLLDLVNDLLQYSRLESKSVARKKELLDISDIITGTVELLKGQGAAKDIRFEVNIPGPLPLTEADRAEIEQLFTNLVSNAIKYNVKNGKVVVNAQSDSHFLNITVADTGIGIDEESLPCVFDEFYRVCGPETRYVTGTGLGLSIVKKIVESHFGHIKVDSKPGKGTTFTVMLPIKQDKNK